Part of the Kitasatospora sp. NBC_00374 genome is shown below.
GCAGAACGTGCAGGCCTCCGAGATCGCGGTCGCCGCCTATCGGGAGATCACCCGCTGGCTCGGCGACCGGGACGGTGACAGCCGCCGGCTGATGGAGTCCCTGGTCGCTGACGAGCTGCAGTACGGGCGGGCGCTGGGCGCCCTGCTCACGGGCTGAGCACGCCGGCCGAGTACGCGCCGCCGTCCGGCCCCGGCCTCAGGTTGCCCGGCGGGCGACCTCCAGCCAGACGGTCTTGCCCTCCTCGTGGCGGGCGTACCCCCAGGCGGCGGCCAGCCGGTCGACGACCTTGAGGCCGTGCCCGCTCGGTACCGCCGGGTGCTGGCCGGTGCGGATGGCCGGCTCGGCCGGGCTGGCGTCCGACACCTCGACCCGGATGGCGGGCCCGGCGAGGGTCAGCACCAGTTCGCGCGGGCCGCCGGCGTGCAGACAGGCGTTGGTGACGAGCTCGGTGACCAGCAGGACGACGTCGCCGGCGATCTCGCGCCCCTCCGCGTCCTCGGCGGGGAGCCAGCCCCAGTCGTGCAGGGCCTCGATCGCGAAGGCGCGGCACCGGCCGACGGACCCTCGGGATTCGAACAGCCGCAGCCTGCGGATCTGGCCGCGTGGCTGCGGCAGGGCCGGGCGGGGCGTACGGTCCATCAGTCGTCAGCCTGCCCGGCGAGTGCCTCGTCCAGGGTCGGGTAGACCTGGAGGACCTCCCCGACTCCGGTGACCGCCAGCATCCGGGCGACCATCTCGCCGGGCGCGGCGAGGACCAGCCGCCCGCCGCCGGCCTCGGCGGTGGCCTGGGAGCGGATCAGCAGGTTCAGCCCGGTGGAGTCGCAGAAGTCGAGCCCGCCGCAGTCGACGACCAGCCTGGCGGGCGGTTCGGCGAGGACGGCGTCCAGCGCCTCGCGCAGCGGACCGACGGTGTCGTGGTCGAGCTCACCGTCCGGCCTGATCACCACGCCGCGCGTCCAGGGCTGCACGGAGACCGTCAGGTGTCCGTTCGCACCGGCGGTGTCAGCATCCATCGGCCCCGCTCCTCGCGTCGCTCCGGGCGTGCCCCTTCCACCATAGGTCCGCACGTGCCGCGGCGGGCGGGTCCGCATCGGCGGAAGGTTTCAGAGGGCAGCAAAACGGTCAGAAGCCGGACATACCGTCTGTCGAGCGGAGTGACCGATGCACATCGCCATCGTCGCCGGCGGGCGCCGTCCGACCGACGAGGCGGTCCCCGAGCG
Proteins encoded:
- a CDS encoding STAS domain-containing protein, whose protein sequence is MDADTAGANGHLTVSVQPWTRGVVIRPDGELDHDTVGPLREALDAVLAEPPARLVVDCGGLDFCDSTGLNLLIRSQATAEAGGGRLVLAAPGEMVARMLAVTGVGEVLQVYPTLDEALAGQADD
- a CDS encoding ATP-binding protein, translating into MDRTPRPALPQPRGQIRRLRLFESRGSVGRCRAFAIEALHDWGWLPAEDAEGREIAGDVVLLVTELVTNACLHAGGPRELVLTLAGPAIRVEVSDASPAEPAIRTGQHPAVPSGHGLKVVDRLAAAWGYARHEEGKTVWLEVARRAT